The following proteins come from a genomic window of Methanosarcina sp. MTP4:
- a CDS encoding ATP-binding cassette domain-containing protein codes for MSAIIIKELTKKFGEFTAVDSVSFSVEPGELFGLLGPNGAGKTTILNMLTTLLLPTAGDAEIAGYDLRRDPGEVRNNIGIIFQDPSLDIGLTGRENLEFHAMMYSIGSEERKKRIREVLDVVGLADKADILVENYSGGMKRRLEIARGLIHYPKVLFLDEPTLGLDAQTRRSIWDHIRNLNKNYGTSVILTTHYMEEADYLCDRIAIIDHGKIIALDTPSGLKNCLRGDCVSLAIEGRGDLIATALGEKEWVREIVQNGEMLDVIISDYEKNIPDIFQTAGNLGIGISSINFSKPSLEDVFIRLTGSIIREQEGSRQSARRDRMRRRMLR; via the coding sequence ATGAGTGCAATAATAATTAAAGAGCTGACAAAAAAATTCGGGGAATTTACTGCTGTGGACAGTGTCTCATTTTCGGTTGAGCCCGGAGAACTTTTCGGGCTTTTAGGCCCTAATGGTGCGGGAAAGACAACTATTCTCAATATGCTGACTACTCTTCTTCTTCCTACGGCAGGTGATGCTGAAATCGCAGGATATGATCTTAGAAGAGATCCTGGTGAGGTAAGGAATAATATCGGAATAATATTTCAGGACCCTTCGCTTGATATAGGGCTTACCGGGAGGGAAAATCTCGAATTTCATGCCATGATGTACAGCATCGGTTCGGAGGAGAGGAAAAAAAGAATCCGGGAAGTGCTTGATGTTGTGGGTCTGGCTGATAAAGCCGACATTCTTGTTGAAAATTATTCGGGCGGGATGAAGAGGCGGCTTGAAATTGCAAGGGGGCTTATTCATTATCCGAAGGTTCTGTTTCTGGACGAGCCTACTCTCGGGCTTGATGCCCAGACCAGGAGATCAATCTGGGACCATATCAGAAACCTGAACAAAAATTATGGGACATCTGTCATCCTTACTACCCACTATATGGAAGAGGCTGATTACCTCTGTGACCGCATTGCGATAATTGATCACGGGAAGATTATTGCACTCGATACTCCGTCAGGTCTGAAGAACTGTCTTCGGGGAGATTGTGTCAGCTTGGCTATTGAGGGGAGGGGAGATCTCATTGCTACTGCCCTTGGGGAGAAAGAATGGGTAAGGGAAATTGTTCAGAACGGAGAAATGCTTGATGTTATTATCTCGGATTATGAGAAAAATATCCCTGATATTTTTCAGACTGCCGGCAATCTGGGTATCGGGATCAGTTCGATAAATTTCAGCAAACCAAGTCTTGAAGATGTTTTTATCCGCCTGACAGGTTCGATAATACGAGAGCAGGAAGGCAGCAGGCAGTCAGCCAGGCGGGACCGGATGAGAAGGAGGATGCTCCGATGA
- a CDS encoding ABC transporter substrate-binding protein — translation MEKKKLSVLFSVFLTALILITAGCIGQSAQTEDVAEETLAENTVDGSQHADVVYLSGGDYGYPQPFTIYPRGPGSSKVGMIFDSLVERDEMGIIPWLAESWEISPDGTEYTFYLREGVVWSDGAPFTASDVKFTFDYEQENVPVAGGIEAGVIDNVQVVDSSTVKFVLTQPVSTFLYKLTGFKIIPEHIYEDVSDPTSFLDPEAVTGTGPFLLDEYNKEHGSYRFVTNEKFWGPDTSVKSVEFVPVSDSLIAFEQGEIDFTGISPDILDRFTSDPDVRVVQQPAFWGYQFYFNMKKCPELNDRRIRQAFAYAIDREELVEKIARGAGKAGKMGILSEDHIWHNPDQPEYGYDPEKARALLDEAGWTDTDGDGIRDKGGEKLSYVLSLGSGEVRIGELIKERLSEAGIDVQVRALESKSRDANLRNGDFELLISGFGGWGRDADYLRTRYCDTGSQTGSVSSGAAVFGYHNDTLNALCARELQELDDSERREIVYNMQTVLADDVPAIPLYYTTRYDAWRISKYDGWMNMYDHHARTHSILSYLERDGIAEKR, via the coding sequence ATGGAGAAAAAAAAGTTATCAGTATTATTTTCTGTTTTCCTGACAGCCCTGATTTTAATTACGGCGGGCTGTATCGGCCAGAGTGCTCAGACCGAGGACGTTGCTGAGGAGACCTTAGCTGAGAATACTGTTGACGGCTCACAGCATGCGGATGTTGTTTACCTGAGCGGCGGAGATTATGGCTATCCACAGCCGTTTACGATATATCCCAGGGGTCCCGGGTCATCAAAGGTCGGGATGATCTTTGACAGCCTGGTAGAAAGGGATGAAATGGGCATAATTCCCTGGCTGGCTGAAAGCTGGGAGATCAGTCCGGATGGGACGGAATATACATTTTATCTCCGGGAAGGTGTCGTGTGGAGCGATGGGGCACCTTTTACGGCAAGCGATGTTAAATTTACTTTCGATTACGAGCAGGAAAATGTACCTGTCGCGGGTGGAATTGAGGCAGGGGTTATAGACAATGTCCAGGTAGTGGATTCCAGTACAGTCAAATTTGTACTGACCCAGCCTGTTTCAACATTCCTTTACAAGCTCACGGGTTTTAAGATCATACCCGAGCATATATACGAAGATGTATCGGATCCTACCAGTTTCCTTGATCCGGAGGCGGTCACAGGTACCGGTCCGTTCCTGCTTGACGAGTACAATAAAGAGCACGGATCATACCGCTTTGTAACAAACGAAAAATTCTGGGGACCGGATACTTCCGTTAAATCCGTCGAATTTGTTCCGGTCAGCGATTCGTTAATAGCTTTTGAACAGGGGGAAATCGATTTCACAGGCATATCCCCGGATATTCTTGACCGGTTCACATCAGACCCTGATGTAAGAGTGGTACAGCAGCCGGCTTTCTGGGGTTACCAGTTTTATTTCAACATGAAAAAATGTCCGGAGCTTAACGACAGAAGAATAAGGCAGGCCTTTGCTTATGCCATTGACCGTGAAGAACTGGTGGAAAAGATCGCAAGAGGTGCAGGGAAAGCCGGTAAAATGGGCATACTCTCCGAAGACCACATATGGCACAACCCTGACCAGCCCGAATATGGCTACGACCCGGAGAAAGCCAGAGCATTGCTTGACGAAGCCGGTTGGACTGACACGGACGGGGATGGAATACGCGATAAAGGCGGGGAAAAACTGTCATATGTCCTGTCCCTTGGCAGTGGCGAAGTCCGCATCGGCGAACTTATAAAAGAGAGACTGAGCGAAGCAGGAATTGACGTTCAGGTGAGAGCCTTGGAGAGCAAATCCCGGGATGCCAACCTTAGGAACGGGGACTTTGAACTTTTGATCAGCGGCTTTGGCGGCTGGGGAAGAGATGCGGATTATCTCCGTACAAGGTACTGTGATACGGGTTCGCAGACAGGAAGTGTGTCATCCGGTGCAGCAGTATTTGGTTACCATAATGATACCCTGAACGCACTATGTGCCCGGGAATTGCAGGAACTGGACGATAGTGAACGGAGAGAAATAGTATACAATATGCAGACCGTGCTTGCGGATGATGTACCCGCAATCCCGCTCTATTATACTACAAGATATGATGCATGGCGCATTTCAAAATACGACGGCTGGATGAACATGTATGACCATCATGCAAGAACCCACAGCATTCTTTCGTATCTTGAGAGGGATGGAATTGCAGAGAAAAGATAA
- a CDS encoding ABC transporter permease, with the protein MGEDRNSFIFRLLLTLFVILAINFFLPRMMPGDPFSTTSADEAGEEIIVMTEEQRLYYMNYYGLDRPLHEQFLVYMKNLMKGDLGRSIYYKMPVSDVIMLHLPWTVLIVVGATVISTFSGVVLGTFSAKNRKKGSDRIMMTGLIAFAEIPSFLLGLILLLVFSAYFRLFPLAGAITPFADYNGPAEQAWDILYHAFLPVVTLSLSQLTGVYLLTRNTLITVTTKEYIRTARAKGLGEKTVWNRHALRNALLPVVTRTGFMIGIMMGGVVLVETVFSYPGIGMTLRSAVVGRDYPLIQGILLVIAVSILVCNLLVDKIYGKLDPRVVV; encoded by the coding sequence ATGGGAGAGGACAGGAATTCATTTATTTTCAGGTTGTTATTGACCCTTTTTGTAATTCTTGCCATTAATTTTTTCCTTCCGAGGATGATGCCCGGAGACCCATTCTCAACCACTTCCGCAGATGAGGCAGGGGAAGAGATTATTGTAATGACAGAGGAGCAGCGCCTTTATTACATGAACTATTACGGGCTTGACAGGCCGCTACACGAACAGTTTTTGGTATACATGAAAAACCTGATGAAGGGCGACCTGGGCAGGAGTATTTATTACAAAATGCCGGTCAGTGACGTAATAATGCTCCATCTCCCCTGGACTGTGTTGATTGTCGTGGGAGCTACGGTAATCAGTACCTTCTCCGGTGTGGTTCTCGGGACATTTTCGGCAAAAAACAGGAAAAAGGGGAGTGACAGAATTATGATGACGGGATTAATTGCCTTTGCAGAAATTCCCTCATTTCTGCTCGGGCTGATTCTTCTTCTGGTTTTTAGCGCGTATTTCAGGCTTTTCCCGCTTGCAGGGGCTATTACTCCCTTCGCGGACTATAACGGTCCTGCAGAACAGGCCTGGGATATACTGTACCATGCTTTCCTGCCTGTCGTGACCCTCTCCCTTTCCCAGCTGACCGGCGTGTACCTGCTCACCAGAAATACCCTGATTACGGTGACTACAAAGGAATATATAAGGACTGCCCGGGCCAAGGGGCTTGGGGAAAAAACCGTATGGAACCGCCATGCACTCAGGAATGCCCTGCTTCCGGTAGTGACAAGAACAGGCTTTATGATCGGGATAATGATGGGGGGCGTTGTACTTGTTGAGACTGTTTTTTCTTATCCCGGCATAGGGATGACGCTCAGAAGTGCTGTGGTCGGCCGGGATTATCCCCTGATCCAGGGTATTCTCCTGGTAATTGCGGTCTCCATACTTGTCTGCAACCTGCTGGTCGACAAAATATACGGAAAACTTGATCCGAGAGTCGTAGTATGA
- the ade gene encoding adenine deaminase: MKTFQGIIVDIIGKRQFKGEMAVEDGKVLRVEEKDHDIEQYILPGLVDAHVHIESSMTVPSVFARMAVARGTVAVVSDPHEIANVMGVEGIDYMIEDARKTPLKVFFGVPSCVPATPFESAGAVLDPEAVDRLLARDDLHYLSEMMNFPGVINGFPDVLAKLESAKKYGKLIDGHAPGLTGADLEKYVGAGISTDHECFTYEEAVEKIKLGMKVLIREGSSARNFEALYRLIDEYPESVMLCTDDSHPDTLIYEGHIDKLVRRGQEKGLDIYKLLRAAVLNPVEHYGLNVGMLREGDPADFIIVDDLEAFNVLSTWIDGGCVYEDGKVLFPASESPAKNVFNRSKITAEDVKLPLQPGEENRKIRVIVAEDGELVTGQELAFPKVENGSLVSDPERDILKMVVLSRYGDDPAQVGFIKNIGLKKGAIASSIAHDSHNIIAVGATDGDIVTAVNRLVENKGGIVVGSEEKLLDLPLEVAGLMSTRDGEEVAAKYQLLNAEAQKLGTSLKSPFMTLSFMSLLVIPELKLGDKGLFDVTKFEFVDLFVKE, translated from the coding sequence ATGAAAACCTTCCAGGGAATCATTGTTGACATTATCGGCAAACGGCAGTTCAAAGGCGAAATGGCCGTTGAAGACGGGAAAGTCCTGCGCGTGGAAGAAAAGGATCATGACATTGAGCAGTATATCCTCCCCGGGCTGGTCGATGCGCATGTGCACATCGAAAGTTCCATGACCGTGCCTTCGGTTTTTGCGCGGATGGCTGTTGCCCGGGGAACGGTTGCGGTGGTTAGCGACCCCCACGAGATTGCAAACGTGATGGGGGTTGAAGGGATCGATTACATGATAGAGGATGCCCGAAAAACCCCCCTGAAAGTCTTTTTCGGGGTGCCGTCCTGCGTACCTGCCACACCTTTCGAGTCTGCAGGGGCTGTCCTGGACCCGGAGGCTGTGGACAGGCTGCTTGCAAGGGACGACCTGCACTACCTTTCCGAGATGATGAACTTTCCCGGGGTAATCAATGGGTTTCCCGACGTGCTTGCCAAACTGGAATCGGCAAAGAAGTACGGCAAACTCATAGACGGGCACGCTCCGGGGCTGACGGGAGCCGACCTGGAAAAATATGTGGGAGCAGGCATTTCCACGGACCACGAATGTTTCACTTACGAAGAGGCGGTCGAAAAAATCAAGCTCGGCATGAAAGTGCTGATCCGGGAAGGGAGTTCGGCCAGGAACTTCGAAGCCCTGTACAGGCTGATCGACGAGTATCCCGAATCGGTCATGCTCTGCACCGACGATTCCCACCCTGACACCCTGATTTACGAAGGGCACATCGATAAGCTGGTCAGGCGCGGGCAGGAGAAGGGGCTCGACATCTACAAGCTGCTCCGGGCAGCGGTACTGAACCCTGTGGAGCATTACGGGCTTAACGTCGGGATGCTCCGGGAAGGCGACCCTGCAGATTTCATTATTGTGGATGACCTTGAAGCGTTCAACGTGCTGAGTACCTGGATTGACGGGGGATGTGTTTACGAGGACGGGAAGGTCCTTTTCCCGGCAAGCGAGAGCCCTGCAAAAAATGTCTTTAACAGGAGCAAAATAACGGCTGAGGACGTTAAACTGCCTCTGCAGCCAGGGGAAGAGAACAGGAAAATCAGGGTGATCGTTGCCGAAGACGGGGAGCTTGTAACAGGGCAGGAACTTGCCTTTCCGAAGGTGGAAAACGGCAGCCTTGTTTCGGACCCTGAACGGGATATCCTGAAGATGGTAGTCCTGAGCAGGTACGGGGACGACCCTGCACAGGTCGGTTTCATAAAGAATATAGGCCTGAAAAAGGGAGCCATAGCAAGCAGCATCGCCCACGACAGCCACAACATCATTGCGGTGGGAGCAACTGACGGGGACATAGTTACAGCCGTTAACAGGCTGGTTGAAAACAAAGGCGGAATAGTCGTGGGAAGCGAAGAGAAACTCCTGGATCTCCCGCTGGAAGTTGCAGGCCTGATGAGTACCCGGGACGGAGAAGAAGTGGCAGCAAAATACCAGCTGCTGAATGCCGAAGCCCAGAAGCTCGGCACCTCGCTGAAGTCGCCCTTCATGACCCTCTCATTCATGTCCCTGCTGGTGATTCCCGAACTTAAACTGGGCGACAAAGGGTTGTTCGATGTGACAAAATTCGAATTCGTCGACCTCTTTGTGAAAGAATGA
- a CDS encoding ABC transporter ATP-binding protein produces MSLLQIKDLKCHYLTDTDTVRAVDGISFEIEDGEILGIVGESGSGKTTVALGIMGLLPENAAISGEILYRDEEISSLPESGMDRLRWKDIAIVFQNGLEVMNPVMKVGVQVTEPMKRHLDLSPEKARSRCADLFRAVGLDPKWMDSYPHQLSGGMRQRVLLAMALSCDPKLLILDEVTSALDAFTRKEIRDLLVDLQKKNGYTMLMISHDITFVSSVASRITVMYSGKVVESGPVRDILVSPRHPYTRGLVHSTPDIFVYKDLWGIPGDVPAGDGFKGCPFSPRCTQKIDICTKAPPVLVPTGGGREIACHRGGVAGLLEARNLSFSYRLPDGEYLQAVDDVSLEVREGEVLALVGQTGSGKSTLAHILANVIRPECGEVLFMDGNVSRENYGNRFNGIQIVFQDPFSSTSNRFTVLDAVKEPLYINKIGANGDRLQMVKNALELVRLPTTDNFLRKYCGELSGGQRQRVALARAMVMEPKLLIADEITSALDVSTSANVLRLLKGLQNRRGFAMIYISHDLSLTLKIADRIAVMNSGKIVEMGNSHDVMLSPSDEYTKRLVGSRIGLCCHNH; encoded by the coding sequence ATGAGTCTGCTACAAATCAAGGATCTTAAATGTCACTACCTGACCGATACTGATACTGTCAGGGCTGTCGATGGCATTTCTTTTGAAATCGAAGACGGAGAAATCCTGGGTATTGTCGGAGAATCCGGAAGCGGCAAAACCACTGTTGCCCTCGGGATTATGGGGCTATTGCCGGAAAATGCAGCCATTTCCGGGGAAATTCTCTACAGGGATGAGGAAATCTCTTCTTTGCCCGAATCCGGGATGGACAGGTTAAGATGGAAGGATATTGCAATCGTTTTCCAGAACGGCCTGGAGGTGATGAACCCTGTTATGAAAGTAGGCGTTCAGGTAACGGAACCAATGAAAAGGCACCTTGATCTCAGCCCGGAAAAAGCCCGGAGTAGATGTGCCGACCTGTTCCGGGCTGTCGGCCTTGACCCGAAATGGATGGATTCGTATCCCCATCAGCTCTCCGGGGGTATGAGGCAGAGGGTTCTTCTGGCAATGGCTCTTTCATGCGATCCAAAATTGCTGATACTTGATGAAGTTACTTCGGCCCTTGACGCATTTACCCGAAAGGAAATCAGGGATCTTCTGGTCGACCTTCAGAAGAAGAACGGGTATACGATGTTAATGATCTCTCACGATATCACTTTTGTGTCATCCGTGGCGTCAAGGATTACTGTCATGTATTCAGGAAAGGTTGTGGAAAGCGGCCCTGTAAGGGATATTCTCGTATCTCCCCGCCATCCTTATACGAGGGGGCTTGTCCATTCGACCCCGGATATTTTCGTTTATAAAGATTTATGGGGAATTCCTGGGGATGTTCCTGCAGGGGATGGGTTTAAGGGCTGCCCTTTCAGCCCGAGGTGTACACAAAAAATCGATATATGCACTAAAGCTCCCCCTGTCCTGGTGCCGACAGGAGGCGGGCGGGAAATTGCGTGCCATAGGGGAGGCGTAGCAGGCCTTCTGGAAGCCAGAAACCTGAGTTTCAGTTATCGTCTGCCAGACGGGGAATATCTTCAGGCAGTTGATGATGTCAGTCTGGAAGTGAGAGAAGGGGAGGTTCTTGCACTTGTCGGTCAGACCGGTTCGGGCAAGTCAACCCTTGCACATATCCTTGCAAACGTAATAAGGCCCGAATGCGGAGAGGTCTTGTTTATGGACGGGAATGTCAGCAGGGAAAACTACGGAAACAGGTTCAACGGCATTCAGATAGTATTCCAGGACCCTTTCAGCTCAACCAGCAACAGGTTTACCGTGCTTGATGCAGTCAAAGAGCCTCTTTATATCAATAAGATCGGGGCCAATGGTGACAGGTTGCAAATGGTAAAAAATGCCCTTGAACTTGTTCGCCTTCCCACCACCGATAATTTCCTCCGTAAATATTGCGGGGAACTCAGCGGCGGGCAGAGGCAGAGGGTTGCACTTGCCAGAGCAATGGTTATGGAGCCAAAACTTCTTATTGCCGATGAAATTACTTCGGCTCTGGACGTTTCAACCTCTGCAAACGTATTGCGTCTTTTAAAGGGCCTTCAGAACAGGAGAGGGTTTGCAATGATATATATTTCACATGACCTCTCCCTGACACTGAAGATTGCTGACAGGATAGCCGTTATGAATTCCGGAAAGATTGTAGAGATGGGTAATTCCCACGATGTGATGCTTTCACCTTCTGATGAGTATACAAAAAGGCTTGTGGGTTCAAGAATAGGGCTTTGCTGCCATAACCATTGA
- a CDS encoding ABC transporter permease, producing MTGTFSRFSTEGKIGILGITCIVLMAVFAPVITMHPPQKITGDSLEAPGPGHILGTDELGMDIWSQICYGARMSLTIGLAVGFAAGFGGGAIGILAGYIGGYVDQGLMRVIDVTMALPSFPLLIVISAFLGPSILNVILILFLFSWAKPARIARSQTLFLKKNSYIIAARNYGAKPFYLLWRHIFPEVMPVLLVLIIGISSHAIIAEAGLAFLGLGDPTSKSWGMMLNHATGFSSIYFTPYWQWWLLPPLFMLIFLLLCLAFISRDMERILDPKLKIKKGF from the coding sequence ATGACCGGGACATTCTCCAGGTTCAGTACTGAAGGTAAAATTGGGATCCTTGGCATTACCTGTATCGTTTTAATGGCAGTTTTTGCTCCTGTGATAACAATGCATCCTCCTCAGAAAATCACAGGGGATTCCCTTGAAGCTCCCGGGCCCGGACACATACTCGGAACCGATGAACTTGGTATGGATATCTGGTCACAAATATGTTACGGTGCAAGAATGAGCCTTACAATAGGGCTTGCAGTAGGTTTTGCGGCAGGTTTTGGGGGAGGAGCTATCGGAATACTTGCCGGGTATATTGGAGGGTACGTTGACCAGGGGCTGATGAGGGTAATTGACGTGACAATGGCTCTTCCGAGTTTTCCTCTCCTGATTGTAATATCCGCTTTTCTCGGACCGAGTATTCTTAACGTAATTCTTATCCTCTTTCTTTTCAGCTGGGCCAAACCCGCACGCATTGCGCGTTCCCAGACACTGTTTTTAAAGAAGAACAGCTACATTATTGCCGCCCGGAATTACGGGGCAAAACCATTCTACCTGCTCTGGAGGCATATCTTTCCAGAAGTCATGCCTGTTCTGCTTGTGCTCATCATCGGCATATCCTCCCATGCAATCATAGCCGAAGCGGGGCTTGCCTTCCTGGGGCTTGGAGACCCTACTTCCAAGAGCTGGGGGATGATGCTTAATCATGCAACCGGTTTCAGTTCGATATATTTTACTCCATACTGGCAGTGGTGGCTGTTGCCCCCGCTGTTTATGCTTATTTTCCTCCTGCTCTGTCTGGCATTCATAAGCAGGGATATGGAAAGGATACTTGATCCGAAATTAAAGATAAAGAAAGGGTTCTGA
- a CDS encoding class I SAM-dependent methyltransferase, producing MELQRKDNINNLIECWKKATGNGLTVLDEGRTAEFWNKRSGNYANNIDKDKRKKKSADILEFLKEAGFNPEGSRVLDIGCGPGTLSLPLARLGAEVTSLDISSGMLDRLKDAVKKEPLPIDIIECSWWTADIDALGFRNEYDLVIASMTPGIRDVENLDMMMACSKNLCYYSNFLRRGEDRAYRDIRTSILGENSANNMNGMIYPFMYLYLSGYKPLVRINHSEWHEETNWREAAERAIEFIGRSRDFDDETKEKIMDYYQNVSPDGIYRSESDVYTGMMAWEVNGRGSDRNVTPEDRKIS from the coding sequence ATGGAATTGCAGAGAAAAGATAATATCAATAACCTGATCGAATGCTGGAAAAAAGCTACGGGTAATGGTCTGACTGTCCTTGATGAAGGCAGGACGGCAGAATTCTGGAACAAACGCTCCGGGAACTATGCTAATAATATTGACAAGGACAAAAGAAAGAAGAAAAGCGCCGACATTCTTGAATTTCTTAAGGAAGCCGGTTTTAATCCGGAAGGTTCCAGAGTCCTGGATATCGGGTGCGGACCCGGTACCCTCTCCCTTCCCCTTGCAAGGCTTGGAGCGGAAGTGACTTCACTTGACATCTCTTCCGGAATGCTCGACAGACTGAAAGATGCCGTAAAAAAGGAGCCTCTTCCGATAGATATCATCGAATGCTCCTGGTGGACGGCAGACATAGATGCCCTTGGATTCAGGAACGAGTATGACCTTGTAATTGCGTCCATGACCCCCGGAATAAGGGATGTTGAAAACCTGGATATGATGATGGCCTGCTCAAAAAACCTCTGTTATTACAGTAACTTCCTGAGAAGAGGGGAGGACAGGGCGTATCGTGATATCCGGACTTCGATACTCGGTGAAAACTCTGCGAATAACATGAACGGCATGATCTACCCTTTCATGTACCTTTATCTCTCAGGCTACAAGCCACTGGTCAGGATCAACCATTCCGAATGGCATGAAGAGACAAACTGGAGAGAAGCCGCAGAAAGGGCAATAGAGTTCATTGGAAGGAGCCGTGATTTTGATGATGAAACTAAAGAAAAAATAATGGATTATTATCAAAATGTCTCTCCGGATGGGATCTACCGTTCCGAATCGGATGTATATACCGGTATGATGGCCTGGGAAGTTAACGGCAGAGGATCGGATAGAAACGTAACGCCAGAGGATCGGAAAATAAGTTAA
- a CDS encoding DUF2121 domain-containing protein, translating to MSLVIAFIGKNGAVMAGDMREITFEGEKENREKLEKDLYSGAIVSDAELEKKAEELGVKITVRDDKNKLEERDGVLVGEVSSVEGGVVRKRRLYVSAGNYAIAEIEGSEIRVTAQGKGSNFIAFGNDTTKAIANKCFKDNWKKGNLQLAVKIIMLAMETAARKTASVSKKYMLLQTASNVDVSGVVEKDLSEP from the coding sequence ATGAGCCTTGTAATCGCTTTCATCGGAAAAAACGGCGCTGTAATGGCCGGGGACATGCGGGAAATAACGTTTGAGGGGGAGAAAGAAAACCGGGAAAAGCTCGAAAAAGATCTATATAGCGGCGCAATCGTTTCGGACGCTGAGCTGGAGAAAAAAGCTGAAGAGCTCGGAGTCAAAATAACGGTCAGGGACGACAAGAACAAACTCGAGGAACGGGACGGGGTTCTGGTTGGAGAAGTCTCTTCAGTCGAAGGAGGCGTTGTCCGCAAAAGGAGGCTCTACGTTTCGGCAGGAAATTACGCTATTGCCGAAATCGAGGGTTCGGAAATCAGGGTGACCGCACAGGGAAAAGGCAGCAACTTCATAGCCTTTGGAAACGACACGACAAAAGCAATAGCAAACAAATGTTTCAAGGATAACTGGAAAAAAGGAAACCTTCAGCTTGCGGTAAAAATCATAATGCTTGCAATGGAGACCGCGGCAAGAAAGACAGCTTCCGTTAGCAAAAAGTACATGCTGCTCCAGACAGCATCGAATGTTGACGTATCCGGAGTTGTCGAAAAGGATCTGAGTGAACCTTAA
- a CDS encoding ABC transporter permease, which translates to MIQGKVVYVLWRREMIKYFRAKSRVVGAIAMPAFMLIFQGMGFRKVEFPGLPESIGYFQYLVPGIIGMTLLFTAAYAGMSVIMDKQFGFLKEVMVTPASRVSIVLGMISGSATTSILQALIIMMMSVLLGFRLPFISAILSSVVIMVLISITFINIGLILSSVLKDFHGFSTIINFIAFPLFLLSGALFPVSNLPAPIRILSYFDPLTYGVDALRGVLIGHCEFSILLDVCILLTLSVLMVCASVYFFRRAEMI; encoded by the coding sequence ATGATTCAGGGAAAAGTCGTATATGTTCTCTGGCGGCGTGAGATGATAAAGTATTTCAGGGCAAAATCAAGGGTAGTGGGCGCTATTGCCATGCCGGCTTTTATGCTGATCTTTCAGGGTATGGGCTTTAGAAAAGTTGAATTTCCGGGGCTGCCTGAATCTATAGGATATTTTCAGTATCTGGTGCCGGGTATTATCGGGATGACTCTTCTTTTTACGGCTGCTTATGCAGGTATGAGTGTCATAATGGACAAGCAGTTCGGATTTTTAAAAGAGGTTATGGTGACTCCTGCAAGCAGGGTTTCTATTGTTCTCGGGATGATCTCCGGAAGTGCGACCACATCAATCCTTCAGGCCCTTATTATTATGATGATGTCGGTATTACTTGGTTTTAGGCTGCCTTTTATTTCTGCGATCCTGTCCTCTGTCGTGATAATGGTTCTTATATCGATAACCTTTATAAATATAGGATTGATTTTGTCATCCGTACTAAAGGATTTTCACGGGTTTAGCACAATTATTAATTTTATTGCATTTCCCCTCTTTCTCTTATCCGGAGCTTTATTTCCGGTTTCAAATTTGCCTGCCCCGATAAGGATTCTGTCTTATTTTGATCCGCTGACATACGGTGTGGATGCTTTGCGGGGGGTATTGATTGGTCATTGTGAATTCTCAATTCTTCTGGACGTATGTATTCTTTTAACACTGTCGGTCCTGATGGTCTGCGCCAGTGTTTATTTCTTCCGGAGGGCAGAGATGATATAA